From Nitrospirota bacterium:
ACGATTTTCATTTTAAAATATATCAACCACAGAGCACACAGAGAAAATATTCATTGTAAATTTAGTCCCGAATTGTCGGGACAAAGTTAGCATTTAAAATTTGCATTTTGAAATGATAATTGATAATTTTGCAATTAATCCTCTGTGTCCTCTGTGGTTTAATCCTTTAGTTTTAATCTTGCCGCAAGCCTTATCGCCTCAAGCATGCTTGAGGGATTTGCCTTGTTCTTCCATGCTATGTCAAAGGCAGTGCCGTGGTCAGGCGAAGTTCTTATTATTGGAAGCCCGACAGTCACATTCACCCCTTTTTCAAATTCAAGCATTTTAAAAGGAATTAGCCCCTGATCATGATACATGCATACGACAATATCAAAATCCCCTCTGTATGCCTTGTGAAATACAACATCAGGCGGATAAGGGCCTGATGCGTTAATGCCTTTTTTGCGCGCTTCATTGACAGCCGGGGTAATTAATTTTATTTCCTCAGTTCCAAGTATGCCTGTCTCTCCTGCATGGGGATTTAAGCCTGCAACTGCAATACGGGGTTTTCTGATGCCAAGCATGTCCATCCCCTTTTTTGCATGGAGGATTGTTTTGAGCACGAGTTTTTTATTGAGCAGGCCGGGCACATCTTTTAGCGGCACATGTATTGCGGCAAGGATTATTTTTAATTTCTCTCCGGCGAACATCATTGAAAAATCTTTTGTCCCGGTAAGTTCAGCCAGAAGTTCCGTATGCCCGGGCCAGCGAAAACCCGCAAGCTTCAGGGATTTTTTTGATACGGGAGCTGTGACAATGGCATGAACATCTTTTTTAAGTGCAAGCTCAACCGCCTTTTTTACATAACTTACAACAGCCGTGCCTGCTTCCGCTGATGCGGAACATTTTTTAAACGGCTTAGAGGATTTGACGCCGAGCACTTCAATTTTTCCCGCTTTTGGTTTTGAATTTGTGATTTTTAAAAGTGGCGTGACTTCAAGTGAAAGCCCTGTAAGCCTCACTGCCTTTTTGATTATCTCAATATCGCCGATAACTATTGGAGTGCAGAAGTTTCTTATTTCAGCGCAGAAAAGCGCCTTTACGATTATCTCAGGCCCTATGCCCCCGGGCTCGCCCATTGTTATGGCTATCTTTTTCATCGTATAAGAAATTATAAAAATTTAGCCACAGATTTTCACAGATTTTCAAAAATATTTTTATGTTTTTATGCTTTTTCTGTGTAAATCTGCGTAATCTGTGGTTAATTGAGTGTTTGTTTTTTTAATTTATTTTAGGCAATGCCACTATCGCATCCATCTCTATCTGAATGTCCATCGGCAGGCGTCCTGCCTGAATTGTTGACCGTGCGGGAGGTTCATCCGTAAAATATTTTTTATACACTTCATTAAATCTTCCAAAATCATCCATATCCGCAAGGTAGCAGGTAACTTTTATTACATCTTTCAGACTGGCACCTGCCTCTTCAATAATGGTCTTTATATTATTAAGGGTTATCTCTGTTTCCTCTTCAATAGTTCCTCTCAGTATTGTACCTGTTTCAGGGTCAACAGGCCCCTGCCCTGAGATATACAACAAACCATTGTGAATTACTGCCTGAGAATATGGTCCTTTTGGCGTCGGTGCTTTATCCGTATAAAGTATTTTTTTGGGCATGGCTTACCTCTTCCTGATTTTTTTTGCCTTCTCAAGCACGTCAAGCGCCATTTTCTTTTTGTATTTTTTTAATGCCTTTGAAAGAGACGGGTTTCTAAACTGCAAAATCTGGGCGGCTAAGATGGCGGCATTTTTTGCGCCTGCTTTTCCTATTGCCATTGCCGCAACTGGTATGCCCGGGGGCATCTGGACCGTTGAAAAAAGCGCATCAACTCCCTTAAGCGGAGAAGAGTCTATGGGCACGCCTATCACAGGAAGTATCGTATGTGCGGCAATAACGCCTGCAAGATGCGCGGCTGCGCCCGCGCCCGCAATTATTACCTCAACACCTTTTTCCTCTGCGCCTGCGACAAGCTGGACCACTCTCTCAGGACTCCTGTGTGCAGAGGCCACGGTAATGTCATATGGAATATTAAACTGCTTAAGAATCTTTTCTGCCTCCTGCATAATCGGCAAATCAGAATCACTGCCAATGATGATTAAAACTTTCGGTTTCATGTAGTAACCTCCTTAAAGGGTTCCAGGATTCAAGGATTCAAGGGGTCAAGTGAATTTATTAATACGTTTTTTGCAGTTCACTTGAATCCATGACCCCTATGCCCCTTGACCCCTATTTTTAATCGCTTTATCCCCTATATCTTTTCTGTAATGCATCCCGTCAAAATGAATTTTCTCAATTGCCTTGTAGGCATTTTTCTTAGCTGTCTGGATGTCTTCCCCGAGCGCAGTCACACCGAGAACCCTTCCGCCTGAGGTGACAATCTTTCCATCGGCAGAGCTTGTTCCTGCATGAAAGACCACTGTATTGTCATTATCTTTTAATGCATCAAGTCCTGTGATTACTTTGCCCTTTTCATATGCGTCAGGGTATCCTTTTGAAGCTATGACAACACAGACAGAAACATTGTCTTTCCACGAAACCTTGACATCCTTAAGCTTTCCCTCTGCAGTTGCATTCAGCATATCAAGAAAATCGCTCTCAAGCCTCATTAAAATAGGCTGTGTCTCCGGGTCGCCGAACCGGCAGTTAAACTCAAGCACATATGGTTTCCCTTGGCAAATCATAAGACCGGCATAAATCACGCCCCTGTATTTTATGCGCTCTTTTGCAAGCCCCTTTATCAGGGGATTTATCACGGTCTTCATGACATTTGCCTGTAAATCTTCAGTTACAACGGGCGCCGGGCTGTAAGCGCCCATGCCGCCTGTATTCGGTCCCTTGTCGCCGTCAAAAATCGTTTTGTGGTCCTGAGAAGTAGCAAGAGGGATGACTGTCTTGCCGTTAGTCAGAATCATAAAAGAAGCCTCTTCCCCAATCAGGCACTGCTCCACTATGACCTTATTGCCTGCGCTGCCGAATACCTTATCCTTCATGATTAATTTGAGGGAATTTATCGCCTCATCCGCTGTTTTGCACACAAATACGCCTTTGCCTGCGGCAAGCCCGTCTGCCTTAATTACAACCGGAGCGCCTTTTAGCCTTATGTATTCCACTGCCTGCGAATAAGATGAAAATGTCTTATATTCGGCAGAAGGGATTCCGTATTTGCGCATGAAGTCTTTTGCAAACACCTTGCTTCCCTCAAGTCTTGCGCCTGAGGCATTGGGACCGAAAATCCGGCGTTCTTCCCTGACAAATACATCAACAATGCCTGCGGCAAGCGTGGCTTCAGGGCCGACGACTGTTAAATCAACCCCTTCGTATTTGACAAAGTTCAGCAGTGAATCAATGTCATCTGCCTTTATATCAAGACATTCAGCAATCTCTGCAATGCCCGCATTGCCCGGCGCGCAGAATATCTTATCAATTCTCCGGCTTCGGCTCAGCTTCCATACGAGGGCGTGCTCACGCCCCCCGCTTCCAATGACAAGAACCTTCATTATATCTCCTTAAGAAATTTCAAAATGCTCAATGCAAAATTAGCATTTCAAATTTGCAATGATTATTGTTAATTTTACAATTTGCAATGTTTTGTTAGTTAATGTTTAAAATGCCTCATTCCGGTAAACACCATTGCCATATTGTGCTCATCCGCCGCTGCTATAGCATCATTGTCCTTGATTGAGCCGCCGGGCTGAATCACCGCTGTCACGCCCATTGATGCAATGTAGTCAATTCCGTCCCTGTTCGGGAAAAACGCATCAGAGCCGACGACCGTGCCTTTGAGCGAGCCGAGCGCCTTCATGGCGCCGAGTTTTGCGGAGTCCACCCTGCTTGTCTGACCGACTCCGATTCCCACCGCGCTGTTTTTTGTAGCGTATATGATTGCATTTGATTTCATATGCTTGCAGACCTTCCATGCAAATGACAAGGCGGCATATTCATCGTCAGTAGGCTTTCTTTTTGTAACCGCTTTCAAAGCCCTGATGTTATTCACCATGCCTGTATCCCTTTCCTGAACAAGCAAGCCTCCCTGAATTTTTCTCATATCAATACCCGTGGGGTTTTGCGAGATATCAAGCACGAGCAGTCTGATATTCGGTTTTTCATTTAGAAGCATCAGGGCATCTGAGTCAAACCCGGGAGCTATGATTATTTCAACAAAAAGCTTCAGTATCTCCCTCGCAGTCGCCGGATTCACATTTTTGTTTAATGCAATTACGCCCCCGAAGGCAGAGAGCGGGTCAATCTCATATGCCTTTACATATGCAGTTTCAATTTTATCGGCAGTTGCAACACCGCATGGATTATTGTGCTTGATAATTACTGCTGCCGGCTCCCTGAATTCCCGCACAAGGTCTATTGCCGATGCCGAATCAAGGTAATTGTTATAGGACATTTCCTTGCCCTGCAGTATCTTGGCGTCAACAAGGGAGAGTCCTTTGTAAAGAGGCTCTCTGTAGATGGCTGCCTTCTGATGCGGATTCTCTCCGTATCTTAAATCTGCTACCTTTGAGAAAGTCTGGTTAAGATGATGCGGAAAAGTTTCCGCGGACTTTAAAAATGCCGCAAGATGATTGGAAATAATGGTGTCATACCGGGCGGTGTGTGAAAATACCTTTTGCGCCAGATAGAATTTTGTGTCATGACTGATGCCGCCGCCCTTAAACTCTTCAATAATCTTTTTGTAATCCGCAGGGTCCACCACCACGGCAACGTCTTTGAAATTTTTTGAAGCTGCCCTGAGCATTGTGGGACCGCCTATATCAATGTTTTCAATTGCCTCGTCAAAAGTTACATTGGGCTTTGACACCGTGGCCTCAAAAGGATAGAGATTAACAACTACCATGTCTATGGGCTTGATGCTGTGTTTGTTTATGTCCTCCATGTCTTTTTTATGATCCCGCCTTGAAAGAAGCCCTCCGTGAATTTTCGGATGCAGGGTCTTAAGCCTTCCGTCAAGCATCTCAGGGAATCCTGTGTAGTCGGAGACCTCCGTAACCTGAAGGCCGGCCTCGCGCAATGCCTTTGCCGTGCCTCCGGTTGACAGAATTTCTACTCCCATTGCGGATAATTCTTTTGCAAATTCTACAATACCGTTTTTGTCCGATACGCTTATTAAGGCCCTTTGAACCTTGCTCATTTTTCCTCCTGAATGTCAGTTTTAAATTTCAACTTGCAGCTTTAAGTAAAGGCACATATATCCTCAAAATCTTTAGAAAGCAACAAGATTTTTAGATGCCATACTGCAAAGCATTTAAAAGTTTTTTCTTATAAATTTTAGTCGTTTGGAAATTGCAGTATGGCATGTTCAGTGGGGTTGCACAAAGCTTTTTTTGACATACATGCCTTTACCTTGCAATTTCTATCCTATAAATACCCGCCTTCCATAATGCTGACATATCTTTCGTCAGTCACAATCACATGGTCTAAGACATTGATGCCCACAATCCTGCCTGTTTCAATAAGCCGTCCGGTTATCTCAATATCGTTTTTGCTCGGGCTCGGGTCTCCGCTCGGGTGATTGTGGATGAATATCACTGAGGCCGCCGCCTCTTTTATCGCATGCCTGAAGACCTCCCTTGGATGAACAAGGGAGCTTGTCAGGGTGCCCACGGAAACAGTTGCGTCCTTAAAAATCCGGTTTTTAATATCAAGCATGGCGCATAAAAACATTTCCTTCTTCTGACCGAAAAACTTGTGTCTGTAGTAATCGTACACATCCCTGCTGTGCTTGACGCCCTGCGTCTCCCGGCTATTTTCTGCGGAATTTTGAAGCATGCGCTTCCCCAGCTCAAGCGCAGCTTTTACCTGAGCTGCCTTTGCCCCGCCTATGCCTCTGACTATTGAGAGTTCAGCCGCAGAGGCGTCTGATATTTCCCTCAAGCCTTTGAATTCCGACAGCAGTTCACGTCCCAGCTCAAGGGCGCTTTTGTTCTTTCCGCCGGTTCTTAATATTACTGCAAGAAGCTGTGCGGTGCTTAGTCCCCCGGCCCCGAATTTAAGGAGCCTTTCCCTCGGTCTTTCATCCTCAGGCCAGTTTTTTATGCTTTTGTATTCCACGTCAAAAATGTCCCCTAATGATTCTGAAAAAATTTAACCTGTATTTCCCAAGACACTTTTCTGTATTGCAATAATTTTATTAATCCCGGATTCCGCCAGTTCAAGGAGCCTTTGAAACTGTTCCTTGTCAAAAGGCATGGATTCGGCGGTGCCCTGAACTTCAATAAATTTCCCCGAGCCGGTCATTACTATGTTCATATCAACCTCTGCAGTTGAGTCCTCTGCATATGACAGGTCCAGCAGCGGCTCTCCGTCCACAATACCGACGCTTACAGCCGCAACAAAATCCTTAATGGGGTATTTTTCAATTATGTTGTTTTTCATTGCATATGTTACAGCATCCGAGAGGGCGATAAACGCGCCTGTTATTGCCGTAGTCCTTGTGCCTCCGTCTGCCTGAATGACATCACAGTCAAGCCAGATGGTGCGCTTCCCGAGCAGGTCCATATCCATGACTGACCGCATGGTCCTTCCGATAAGTCTTTGTATCTCATGGGTTCTTCCGCCGACTTTTCCGGTTGTTGCTTCTCTCGTTATCCTTGTAGGTGTTGAACGCGGTAGCATGGAGTATTCGGCTGTAACCCATCCCCTTTCCAGCTCTTTAAGAAACGGGGGCACCCTGTCTTCTATGGAAGCAGTGCAGATGACTTTTGTATTGCCTGCTTCAACTAAAACAGAACCCTCGGCGGTATTTAAGAAATTTCTCGTGATTTTAATGCTTCTAAGTTCATTGGCAGCCCTTTTGTCAGGACGCATAATACCCTCCTAATTTTTGTACCCGTATTGTCTAAACATAACCACAGAGAACACAGAGAAAATATTCATTGTAAATTTATTCCCGACCTGTCGGGACAAAGTTAGCATTTAAAATTTGCATTTTGAAATGATAATTGATAATTTTGCAATAAAAAACTCTTTGCGCCCTCCGTGGTTTCATGTTTTTGCCCTCTTTTCCATAAAACTTTTTTAACGGGATGAATCTTCAAAGACCTTTCCGGAAAGCGGCGCCGAGAGGTCAATATGTCCGCCGAGGCTGTCTGTGTTTTTGCTGTCCATCAGTATTTTCATAGCGGTCAGATCAGGTATATTTTCCCTGAGGCTTTTATACAGACCCTCAATAATGCTGTATTCCTCAGACGCATCGCCTTTGAAAGATTTTTTAAGCTCACTGCTTAAATCAATGTAAAAGATACTGTCTTTGTCCATTGACACCGCGATTATTTTAACATCATAGGACATAATATTTTTCTTAACTGAGTTTTCAATGTCTGTAAGAACAGTGTCGTCAATAAGTTCTTTACCCTCTCCGGCTGTTAAAATTTCTTCAACCGTTTTTTCTTTTCCCCATGGATATTTTTTTGCTTCTTCTTTTGCCGCAATGTCCGCAATGAAAGGGAGTTCAAGTGCAAGCCTCGGTTTAAAATAAAAATAACTTCCCAGCGCCCCAGCCGTAAATACTGCAAAGGCAATAAGCAGATAAGTCCAGAAATTAGCTCCGGTTTTGATTCGCCTGATTCCCTTCATAAAAATAAATGCCTTTTAAAATAGTATTTACCAGCATTTTTTTAAATTCAGTTTCATAACCGGACTCCCCAAAAGACGGCAGTTCAATTATCAGGGCTGCCGCCTCAATCCCCGAGAGTACGCTGTATGGCAGAGGCGTTACTGATACCATATTGGCGCCCAAATTTTCCCTGACGGCCTTCTGCATAGACTCCATGAGAGCCGATGTTTTTGAGATAAAAGGTCTCTGTCCTGCGGAAACGCCTTCATCCATGGGGGGGCTTCCCGATAATACAGGAGTATATAATACAATATCCTTATGTCTGCCGGTATGGAGGCTCAGGAAGATTTCGCCTTTTTTATTGTTTGAGAAAGCGGCGCGTTCTGCCAGGGGTATAATCTGGTCGCCGTTTCTTGTAAAAAGGCACTGCGCTCCTCCTTTTACAATTAAGGCCCTGAGTGTTTTGGCAAGGTCTAAAACAACGTCTTTTTCCCTGTAATTGCCTGCAATCAAACCATACTCATAGCCTCCATGTCCCGGGTCTATGATGATTATTCTGGTCTTAAGTGGAATTATTTTATCCTTTACCTCGTCTTTTTTCTCCTCAATCTTTATGTCCTGATAGACATCAATAACCAGTCTGGGCGGGGATTTTAGAAATGCGGTTTTAAATTGCTTGAAATCTTTTGGAGAAAACACCACGGTGTTTCTTACGGTTTTATAGGCAAACGGAAGTTCAACATCCTCCAGCGAGAATCCGGGACCCTGAAAATGGACCACAATATCCTGCCCCCTCTGGTTGACAATGCCTTTTGATATCAAGGCTTCAGGCCCCTCCATGACAATCCTTACAAACTCAGGATGCCTGCTGCCCCTTAACTTTATCTGGGGGAGTTCTGCAGACTGAATGCCATGAGGGATGAAAGAAATAACAAGCAGGAAAATTATGAATTTTAAATTTATGCGTTTCATGGCAAGATATTACCATTTTCTGAGGACTTATTGCATTATGAAACTTATTGACAAAATTAAGGTTTTTATGATATTCACTAAAAGCGTCATTGGTTTTTTCGTAGTACGATACATCAGGAGGTGAGCAGCATGAATTCCCAGCAGGTTCTTCTGGTAGATGACGAGCAGCAGATACTGCTCAGTTACAGCTTGATTTTGCGAAGCTCTGGTATTGCAAATGTCCTGACGGTTCAGGACAGCCGGCAGGTTATGCCTTTGCTTGGCAGACAGGATGTGGCAGTAATTATATTAGACCTTATTATGCCGCATATCTCAGGGATTGAACTCCTGTCTAAAATCAAACAGGAATTCCCTCAGATTTCGGTCATTGTCATGACTGCGGTAAATGATCTGGACAAGGCTGTGGAGTGCATGAAGGAAGGCGCAGGGGATTATCTTGTCAAACCGGTTGAAAAAAGCAGATTTGTTTCATGTGTTAAAAAGACATTGGAACTTATAACTCTGCGGGATGAGGTCTCTGCTCTTACGCAAAAAATTCTTCACGGGCATCTGGAGCATGAAGATTTTTTTGCACCTGTAGTTACAGTCAATAAAAACATGAAGGCTATTTTCTATTATGTTGAAGCAATTGCAAAATCCGATAAGCCGATTTGTATTACCGGAGAGACTGGAGTAGGGAAGGAGTTAATCTCAAGGATAATACATAATGTGAGCGGGCTTAGCGGCGAATTTATTCCGGTAAATGTGGCAGGGCTTGACGATCCGGTATTTTCAGATACTTTATTCGGTCATAAAAGGGGCGCATATACAGGCGCTGATAAGGACAGAAAGGGTTTAATTGTCCAGGCATCCGGGGGTACTTTGCTGCTTGATGAAATAGGCGACTTGAGCAGTACGGCTCAGGTTAAACTGCTGCGCCTGCTGGAGGAAAAAACATATTACCCTCTCGGCTCGGATACCCCGGGAACCAGTTATGCCCGGATTCTTGTCAGTACAAATAAGGACCTGAAGAAACTGATTTCAGAGGGCAATTTCAGAAAGGACCTGTATTTCAGGCTCTGCACCCATCATGTCCACATTCCGCCTTTGCGGGAGAGGCGTGAGGATATTCCCTTGCTGATTGAGCAGTTTATTGCGGAGGCGGCAGGGTCTGTGAATAAGAAAAAACCGGTATATCCGCGCGAGCTTATAACGCTTCTTGTAAACTATGATTTCCCGGGCAATGTCCGCGAGCTTCAGGCTATGATTTTTGATGCCGTTGCACAGCATAAGTCTGGAATACTTTCTCTGGAGAGTTTTAAGGAATTTATCAAAAACAAGGGGATAAATTCCAAAATTGACCCGGCGGTTTCATTGCCTGATGCAGTGTCAGGGCTGAATATCACCGGCCAATTTCCAACCATGAAAGAAGCCGAGGAATTTCTGATAGAAGAGGCGCTGAAACGTGCAAACGGCAATCAGGGGATTGCGGCATCGCTTCTGGGCATTACCCGTCAGGCGCTGAACAAAAGACTGGCAAGGAATGCTGTATAAATCCGCTTCCTTATTTGTCTATCCCGTATTTTTTCAGCCTGTGCCTGAAGGAGCGGAAGGAGAGGCTGAGGAGTTTTGCGGCGTCTGTTTTTATCCCGTGAGCCTTCTCAAGCGCCTCCATGAGATATGCCTTTTCCATGTCTTCAATCATATCTTCAAAGTTTATGCCTCCCGAAGGTATTGCAATGTGTTCTCCCGCGGAGGAAGCGGTCCTTATTTCCTCGGGCAGATGCTGAGAATCAATAACCTCACTGTCGTGAAGCAGCAGCGCCCGTTCAATTATATTTTCAAGCTCCCTTATGTTTCCTTTCCACATATAATTCATAAGGACTTCAATTGCATTCTGTGAAATCTGTTTCTTCCCGCCTGCATATTTTTTTATGAAATTATCAACTAACAGGGGGATATCCTCTCTGCGTTCCCTGAGGGGCGGGATTTTCAGCGACAGCACATTGAGCCTGAAGTAAAGGTCTTCGCGGAAACGTCTTTCGCTGATGAGGGTAAGAAGATTTTTGTTTGTCGCTGAAATAATCCTTACGTCAACTCTTACATCCGATGTGCTGCCGACCCTGCGGAAGGTCCCGTCCTCAAGGACCCTGAGTAGTTTTGCCTGGAGCGCGACGGGCATTTCTGCAATTTCATCAAGGAAGATAGTTCCTTCATCTGCAAGCTCAAACAGCCCCTCTTTATTGGATACTGCGCCGGAAAAAGCGCCTTTTATATAGCCGAAAAGCTCGCTCTCAAGAAGTCCCTCAGGAATAGCGGCACAATTAAGCGTGACGAATCTGCCGGTTTTTCTGGGGCTCAGGTTATATACGGCCTTGGCGATAAGTTCCTTTCCCGTGCCGCTTTCACCGGTAATAAGCACATTGGCGCTGCTTGACGCATATTTGGTCAGCATTGAGAAAAGCTC
This genomic window contains:
- the pdxA gene encoding 4-hydroxythreonine-4-phosphate dehydrogenase PdxA codes for the protein MKKIAITMGEPGGIGPEIIVKALFCAEIRNFCTPIVIGDIEIIKKAVRLTGLSLEVTPLLKITNSKPKAGKIEVLGVKSSKPFKKCSASAEAGTAVVSYVKKAVELALKKDVHAIVTAPVSKKSLKLAGFRWPGHTELLAELTGTKDFSMMFAGEKLKIILAAIHVPLKDVPGLLNKKLVLKTILHAKKGMDMLGIRKPRIAVAGLNPHAGETGILGTEEIKLITPAVNEARKKGINASGPYPPDVVFHKAYRGDFDIVVCMYHDQGLIPFKMLEFEKGVNVTVGLPIIRTSPDHGTAFDIAWKNKANPSSMLEAIRLAARLKLKD
- a CDS encoding RidA family protein, which codes for MPKKILYTDKAPTPKGPYSQAVIHNGLLYISGQGPVDPETGTILRGTIEEETEITLNNIKTIIEEAGASLKDVIKVTCYLADMDDFGRFNEVYKKYFTDEPPARSTIQAGRLPMDIQIEMDAIVALPKIN
- the purE gene encoding 5-(carboxyamino)imidazole ribonucleotide mutase, with translation MKPKVLIIIGSDSDLPIMQEAEKILKQFNIPYDITVASAHRSPERVVQLVAGAEEKGVEVIIAGAGAAAHLAGVIAAHTILPVIGVPIDSSPLKGVDALFSTVQMPPGIPVAAMAIGKAGAKNAAILAAQILQFRNPSLSKALKKYKKKMALDVLEKAKKIRKR
- the purD gene encoding phosphoribosylamine--glycine ligase; this translates as MKVLVIGSGGREHALVWKLSRSRRIDKIFCAPGNAGIAEIAECLDIKADDIDSLLNFVKYEGVDLTVVGPEATLAAGIVDVFVREERRIFGPNASGARLEGSKVFAKDFMRKYGIPSAEYKTFSSYSQAVEYIRLKGAPVVIKADGLAAGKGVFVCKTADEAINSLKLIMKDKVFGSAGNKVIVEQCLIGEEASFMILTNGKTVIPLATSQDHKTIFDGDKGPNTGGMGAYSPAPVVTEDLQANVMKTVINPLIKGLAKERIKYRGVIYAGLMICQGKPYVLEFNCRFGDPETQPILMRLESDFLDMLNATAEGKLKDVKVSWKDNVSVCVVIASKGYPDAYEKGKVITGLDALKDNDNTVVFHAGTSSADGKIVTSGGRVLGVTALGEDIQTAKKNAYKAIEKIHFDGMHYRKDIGDKAIKNRGQGA
- the purH gene encoding bifunctional phosphoribosylaminoimidazolecarboxamide formyltransferase/IMP cyclohydrolase — protein: MSKVQRALISVSDKNGIVEFAKELSAMGVEILSTGGTAKALREAGLQVTEVSDYTGFPEMLDGRLKTLHPKIHGGLLSRRDHKKDMEDINKHSIKPIDMVVVNLYPFEATVSKPNVTFDEAIENIDIGGPTMLRAASKNFKDVAVVVDPADYKKIIEEFKGGGISHDTKFYLAQKVFSHTARYDTIISNHLAAFLKSAETFPHHLNQTFSKVADLRYGENPHQKAAIYREPLYKGLSLVDAKILQGKEMSYNNYLDSASAIDLVREFREPAAVIIKHNNPCGVATADKIETAYVKAYEIDPLSAFGGVIALNKNVNPATAREILKLFVEIIIAPGFDSDALMLLNEKPNIRLLVLDISQNPTGIDMRKIQGGLLVQERDTGMVNNIRALKAVTKRKPTDDEYAALSFAWKVCKHMKSNAIIYATKNSAVGIGVGQTSRVDSAKLGAMKALGSLKGTVVGSDAFFPNRDGIDYIASMGVTAVIQPGGSIKDNDAIAAADEHNMAMVFTGMRHFKH
- the radC gene encoding DNA repair protein RadC, encoding MEYKSIKNWPEDERPRERLLKFGAGGLSTAQLLAVILRTGGKNKSALELGRELLSEFKGLREISDASAAELSIVRGIGGAKAAQVKAALELGKRMLQNSAENSRETQGVKHSRDVYDYYRHKFFGQKKEMFLCAMLDIKNRIFKDATVSVGTLTSSLVHPREVFRHAIKEAAASVIFIHNHPSGDPSPSKNDIEITGRLIETGRIVGINVLDHVIVTDERYVSIMEGGYL
- the rph gene encoding ribonuclease PH gives rise to the protein MRPDKRAANELRSIKITRNFLNTAEGSVLVEAGNTKVICTASIEDRVPPFLKELERGWVTAEYSMLPRSTPTRITREATTGKVGGRTHEIQRLIGRTMRSVMDMDLLGKRTIWLDCDVIQADGGTRTTAITGAFIALSDAVTYAMKNNIIEKYPIKDFVAAVSVGIVDGEPLLDLSYAEDSTAEVDMNIVMTGSGKFIEVQGTAESMPFDKEQFQRLLELAESGINKIIAIQKSVLGNTG
- a CDS encoding GerMN domain-containing protein, with protein sequence MKGIRRIKTGANFWTYLLIAFAVFTAGALGSYFYFKPRLALELPFIADIAAKEEAKKYPWGKEKTVEEILTAGEGKELIDDTVLTDIENSVKKNIMSYDVKIIAVSMDKDSIFYIDLSSELKKSFKGDASEEYSIIEGLYKSLRENIPDLTAMKILMDSKNTDSLGGHIDLSAPLSGKVFEDSSR
- a CDS encoding N-acetylmuramoyl-L-alanine amidase, whose amino-acid sequence is MKRINLKFIIFLLVISFIPHGIQSAELPQIKLRGSRHPEFVRIVMEGPEALISKGIVNQRGQDIVVHFQGPGFSLEDVELPFAYKTVRNTVVFSPKDFKQFKTAFLKSPPRLVIDVYQDIKIEEKKDEVKDKIIPLKTRIIIIDPGHGGYEYGLIAGNYREKDVVLDLAKTLRALIVKGGAQCLFTRNGDQIIPLAERAAFSNNKKGEIFLSLHTGRHKDIVLYTPVLSGSPPMDEGVSAGQRPFISKTSALMESMQKAVRENLGANMVSVTPLPYSVLSGIEAAALIIELPSFGESGYETEFKKMLVNTILKGIYFYEGNQANQNRS
- a CDS encoding sigma-54-dependent Fis family transcriptional regulator; translation: MNSQQVLLVDDEQQILLSYSLILRSSGIANVLTVQDSRQVMPLLGRQDVAVIILDLIMPHISGIELLSKIKQEFPQISVIVMTAVNDLDKAVECMKEGAGDYLVKPVEKSRFVSCVKKTLELITLRDEVSALTQKILHGHLEHEDFFAPVVTVNKNMKAIFYYVEAIAKSDKPICITGETGVGKELISRIIHNVSGLSGEFIPVNVAGLDDPVFSDTLFGHKRGAYTGADKDRKGLIVQASGGTLLLDEIGDLSSTAQVKLLRLLEEKTYYPLGSDTPGTSYARILVSTNKDLKKLISEGNFRKDLYFRLCTHHVHIPPLRERREDIPLLIEQFIAEAAGSVNKKKPVYPRELITLLVNYDFPGNVRELQAMIFDAVAQHKSGILSLESFKEFIKNKGINSKIDPAVSLPDAVSGLNITGQFPTMKEAEEFLIEEALKRANGNQGIAASLLGITRQALNKRLARNAV
- a CDS encoding sigma-54-dependent Fis family transcriptional regulator, which encodes MKGKVLVVDDQKSIREILEIFLKSEGFSVSAADNGRTALDIMKDDIFDLVITDMKMPKLSGIDLLKNIKEIAPNTVVVIITAFGTPESAVEAMKLGAFDYIQKPFKMDDIRLVIKNAFEKKRLQTDLSILKEQLGTASFENMVGKSPAMLELFSMLTKYASSSANVLITGESGTGKELIAKAVYNLSPRKTGRFVTLNCAAIPEGLLESELFGYIKGAFSGAVSNKEGLFELADEGTIFLDEIAEMPVALQAKLLRVLEDGTFRRVGSTSDVRVDVRIISATNKNLLTLISERRFREDLYFRLNVLSLKIPPLRERREDIPLLVDNFIKKYAGGKKQISQNAIEVLMNYMWKGNIRELENIIERALLLHDSEVIDSQHLPEEIRTASSAGEHIAIPSGGINFEDMIEDMEKAYLMEALEKAHGIKTDAAKLLSLSFRSFRHRLKKYGIDK